From one Dama dama isolate Ldn47 chromosome 4, ASM3311817v1, whole genome shotgun sequence genomic stretch:
- the TERF2IP gene encoding telomeric repeat-binding factor 2-interacting protein 1: MAEAMDLGKDPNGPTHSSTLFVREDGSSMSFYVRPSPAKRRLSTLILHGGGTLCRVQEPGAVLLAQPGEAAAEASGDFISTQYILDCVERNEKLELEAYRLGPAPAADQAPETKPGVQAGGAAAEPEPPSQAGRMVFTDADDVAILTYVKEHARSASSVTGNALWKAMEKSSLTQHSWQSMKDRYLKRLRGQEHKYLLGEAPVSPSSQKLKRKAEQDPEAADSGEPQNKRTPDLPEEEFEKEEIKENEAAVKKMLVEATREFEEIVVDESPDFEIHITMCDDDPPTPEEDSETQPDEEEEEEEEKVSAPEVGAAIKIIRQLMEKFNLDLSTVTQAFLKNSGELEATSSFLESGQRADGYPIWSRQDDLDLQKDDEATRDALVKKFGAQNVARRIEFRKK; encoded by the exons ATGGCGGAGGCGATGGATTTGGGTAAAGACCCCAATGGACCCACTCATTCCTCGACTCTGTTCGTGAGGGAGGATGGCAGCTCCATGTCCTTCTACGTGCGTCCCAGCCCGGCAAAGCGCCGGCTCTCGACGCTCATCCTCCACGGCGGCGGCACTCTGTGTCGCGTTCAGGAGCCCGGGGCCGTGCTGTTGGCCCAGCCCGGGGAGGCGGCGGCCGAGGCCTCGGGCGACTTCATCTCCACGCAGTACATTCTGGACTGCGTGGAGCGCAACGAGAAGCTCGAGCTGGAGGCCTACCGTCTGGGCCCGGCTCCGGCGGCCGACCAGGCCCCAGAGACGAAGCCCGGGGTCCAGGCCGGGGGCGCCGCGGCGGAGCCTGAGCCGCCGTCGCAGGCGGGGCGGATGGTCTTCACGGACGCGGACGACGTGGCCATCTTGACCTACGTGAAGGAACATGCCCGCTCGGCCAGCTCCGTCACCGGTAACGCCTTGTGGAAAGCGATGGAGAAGAGCTCGCTCACCCAGCACTCCTGGCAGTCCATGAAGGACCGCTACCTGAAGCGCCTGCGGGGCCAGGAGCACAAGTACCTGCTGGGGGAGGCCCCCGTGAGCCCCTCCTCGCAGAAACTCAAGAGGAAGGCTGAGCAAGACCCGGAGGCCGCTGATAGTGGGG AACCACAGAATAAGAGAACTCCAGACTTGCCtgaagaagaatttgaaaaagaagagatcaAGGAGAATGAAGCAGCAGTCAAAAAGATGCTTGTAGAAGCCACCCGAGAGTTTGAGGAGATTGTg GTGGACGAGAGTCCTGATTTTGAAATACACATAACAATGTGTGATGATGATCCACCCACGCCTGAGGAAGACTCAGAAACACAGCCTgatgaggaagaagaagaagaagaagaaaaagtttctGCACCAGAGGTGGGAGCTGCCATTAAGATCATTCGGCAGTTGATGGAAAAGTTTAACTTGGATCTGTCAACAGTTACACAGGCCTTCCTAAAAAATAGTGGTGAGCTGGAGGCTACTTCCTCCTTTTTAGAGTCTGGTCAGAGGGCTGATGGGTATCCCATTTGGTCCCGACAGGATGACTTAGATTTGCAAAAAGATGATGAGGCTACTCGAGATGCATTGGTCAAAAAATTTGGTGCTCAGAATGTAGCTCGGAGGATTGAATTCCGAAAGAAATAA
- the KARS1 gene encoding lysine--tRNA ligase isoform X1, with product MLMQAAVRLVRGSLRHTSWAQWGQRELRLCQLAPFTTIHKDKPLSDKRSELKRRLKAEKKIAEKEAKQKELSEKQLSQAATNHSADDGVAAEEESLDPNQYFKIRSQAVHQLKVNGEDPYPHKFHVDISLTHFIQEYSHLQPGDHLTDITLKVAGRIHAKRASGGKLIFYDLRGEGVKLQVMANSRNYKSEEEFIRINNKLRRGDIIGVQGNPGKTKKGELSIIPYEITLLSPCLHMLPHLHFGLKDKETRYRQRYLDLILNDFVRQKFIIRSKIITYIRSFLDELGFLEIETPMMNIIPGGAVAKPFITYHNELDMNLYMRIAPELYHKMLVVGGFDRVYEIGRQFRNEGIDLTHNPEFTTCEFYMAYADYHDLMEITEKMIAGMVKHITGSYKVTYHPDGPEGQAYEIDFTPPFRKISMVEELEKALGMKLPETNLFETEETRRILDDICVAKDVECPPPRTTARLLDKLVGEFLEVACINPTFICDHPQIMSPLAKWHRSKKGLTERFELFVMKKEICNAYTELNDPVRQRELFEEQAKAKAAGDDEAMFIDETFCTALEYGLPPTGGWGMGIDRVAMFLTDSNNIKEVLLFPAMKPEDKKENVATTDGLESTAPGTSV from the exons ATGTTGATGCAAGCCGCTGTAAGGCTTGTTAGGGGGTCCCTGCGCCACACCTCCTGGGCACAGTGGGGGCAGAGGGAGCTGCGCCTGTGTCAACTTGCTCCTTTCACAACGATTCACAAGGACAAGCCACTTTCTGATAAAAGAAG TGAGCTAAAGAGACGCCTGAAAGCTGAGAAGAAAATAGCGGAGAAGGAGGCCAAGCAGAAGGAGCTCAGTGAGAAACAGCTGAGTCAGGCCGCCACCAATCACAGTGCTGACGATGGCGTGGCTGCGGAGGAGGAGAGCTTGGACCCAAAT caATACTTCAAAATCCGAAGCCAAGCAGTCCACCAGCTGAAGGTCAACGGGGAAGATCCATACCCACACAAGTTCCACGTGGACATCTCGCTCACTCACTTCATCCAAGAGTACAGTCACTTGCAGCCTGGGGACCACCTGACTGACATCACCTTAAAGGTGGCAG GTAGGATCCATGCCAAAAGAGCTTCTGGAGGAAAGCTTATCTTCTATGACCTTCGAGGAGAGGGGGTCAAGTTGCAAGTCATGGCCAATTCCAG GAATTACAAATCTGAGGAAGAATTTATTCGTATTAACAACAAACTGCGCCGGGGAGACATAATTGGAGTCCAGGGCAATCCTGGGAAAACCAAGAAGGGCGAGCTAAGCATCATCCCCTATGAAATCACACTGCTGTCTCCTTGCCTGCACATGTTGCCTCACCTTCACTTCGGCCTCAAAGACAAG GAAACACGGTATCGGCAGAGATATTTGGACTTGATCCTGAATGACTTTGTGAGGCAGAAATTCATCATCCGCTCCAAGATCATCACGTATATAAGAAGTTTCTTGGATGAATTGGGATTCCTAGAG ATTGAAACTCCCATGATGAACATCATCCCAGGGGGAGCTGTGGCCAAGCCTTTTATCACCTACCACAATGAACTGGACATGAATTTATATATGAGAATTGCTCCGGAACTCTACCATAAG ATGCTGGTGGTTGGTGGCTTCGACCGGGTGTATGAAATTGGACGCCAGTTCCGGAATGAAGGAATTGATTTGACTCACAATCCTGAGTTCACCACCTGTGAATTCTACATGGCCTATGCCGACTATCATGATCTCATGGAAATCACAGAGAAGATGATTGCAG GGATGGTGAAACACATTACAGGCAGTTACAAGGTCACCTACCATCCAGATGGCCCAGAAGGCCAAGCCTATGAGATTGACTTCACCCCGCCCTTCCGGAAAATCAGCATGGTAGAAGAGCTTGAGAAAGCCCTGGGCATGAAACTGCCAGAAACGAACCTTTTTGAAACTGAAG AAACTCGCAGAATCCTTGATGATATCTGTGTGGCAAAAGATGTCGAGTGTCCTCCACCCCGGACCACCGCCAGGCTCCTTGACAAG CTTGTCGGGGAGTTCCTGGAGGTGGCGTGCATCAATCCTACCTTCATCTGTGATCACCCACAGATAATGAGCCCTCTGGCCAAATG GCACCGCTCTAAAAAGGGTCTGACTGAGCGCTTTGAGCTGTTTGTCATGAAGAAGGAAATATGCAATGCCTACACTGAGCTGAACGACCCTGTGCGACAGCGGGAGCTCTTTGAAGAACAGGCCAAG GCCAAGGCCGCTGGCGACGACGAGGCCATGTTCATAGATGAAACCTTCTGCACTGCCCTGGAGTACGGGCTGCCCCCCACGGGCGGCTGGGGCATGGGTATCGACCGCGTCGCGATGTTTCTCACAGACTCCAATAACATCAAG GAAGTGCTTCTGTTTCCTGCCATGAAACCTGAAGACAAGAAGGAGAATGTAGCCACCACGGATGGCCTGGAAAGCACAGCACCCGGCACTTCTGTCTAG
- the KARS1 gene encoding lysine--tRNA ligase isoform X2 yields MAEVQGAEVKVDCGEPKLSKNELKRRLKAEKKIAEKEAKQKELSEKQLSQAATNHSADDGVAAEEESLDPNQYFKIRSQAVHQLKVNGEDPYPHKFHVDISLTHFIQEYSHLQPGDHLTDITLKVAGRIHAKRASGGKLIFYDLRGEGVKLQVMANSRNYKSEEEFIRINNKLRRGDIIGVQGNPGKTKKGELSIIPYEITLLSPCLHMLPHLHFGLKDKETRYRQRYLDLILNDFVRQKFIIRSKIITYIRSFLDELGFLEIETPMMNIIPGGAVAKPFITYHNELDMNLYMRIAPELYHKMLVVGGFDRVYEIGRQFRNEGIDLTHNPEFTTCEFYMAYADYHDLMEITEKMIAGMVKHITGSYKVTYHPDGPEGQAYEIDFTPPFRKISMVEELEKALGMKLPETNLFETEETRRILDDICVAKDVECPPPRTTARLLDKLVGEFLEVACINPTFICDHPQIMSPLAKWHRSKKGLTERFELFVMKKEICNAYTELNDPVRQRELFEEQAKAKAAGDDEAMFIDETFCTALEYGLPPTGGWGMGIDRVAMFLTDSNNIKEVLLFPAMKPEDKKENVATTDGLESTAPGTSV; encoded by the exons ATGGCTGAGGTGCAAGGCGCTGAAGTTAAAGTGGACTGCGGCGAGCCGAAACTGAGCAAAAA TGAGCTAAAGAGACGCCTGAAAGCTGAGAAGAAAATAGCGGAGAAGGAGGCCAAGCAGAAGGAGCTCAGTGAGAAACAGCTGAGTCAGGCCGCCACCAATCACAGTGCTGACGATGGCGTGGCTGCGGAGGAGGAGAGCTTGGACCCAAAT caATACTTCAAAATCCGAAGCCAAGCAGTCCACCAGCTGAAGGTCAACGGGGAAGATCCATACCCACACAAGTTCCACGTGGACATCTCGCTCACTCACTTCATCCAAGAGTACAGTCACTTGCAGCCTGGGGACCACCTGACTGACATCACCTTAAAGGTGGCAG GTAGGATCCATGCCAAAAGAGCTTCTGGAGGAAAGCTTATCTTCTATGACCTTCGAGGAGAGGGGGTCAAGTTGCAAGTCATGGCCAATTCCAG GAATTACAAATCTGAGGAAGAATTTATTCGTATTAACAACAAACTGCGCCGGGGAGACATAATTGGAGTCCAGGGCAATCCTGGGAAAACCAAGAAGGGCGAGCTAAGCATCATCCCCTATGAAATCACACTGCTGTCTCCTTGCCTGCACATGTTGCCTCACCTTCACTTCGGCCTCAAAGACAAG GAAACACGGTATCGGCAGAGATATTTGGACTTGATCCTGAATGACTTTGTGAGGCAGAAATTCATCATCCGCTCCAAGATCATCACGTATATAAGAAGTTTCTTGGATGAATTGGGATTCCTAGAG ATTGAAACTCCCATGATGAACATCATCCCAGGGGGAGCTGTGGCCAAGCCTTTTATCACCTACCACAATGAACTGGACATGAATTTATATATGAGAATTGCTCCGGAACTCTACCATAAG ATGCTGGTGGTTGGTGGCTTCGACCGGGTGTATGAAATTGGACGCCAGTTCCGGAATGAAGGAATTGATTTGACTCACAATCCTGAGTTCACCACCTGTGAATTCTACATGGCCTATGCCGACTATCATGATCTCATGGAAATCACAGAGAAGATGATTGCAG GGATGGTGAAACACATTACAGGCAGTTACAAGGTCACCTACCATCCAGATGGCCCAGAAGGCCAAGCCTATGAGATTGACTTCACCCCGCCCTTCCGGAAAATCAGCATGGTAGAAGAGCTTGAGAAAGCCCTGGGCATGAAACTGCCAGAAACGAACCTTTTTGAAACTGAAG AAACTCGCAGAATCCTTGATGATATCTGTGTGGCAAAAGATGTCGAGTGTCCTCCACCCCGGACCACCGCCAGGCTCCTTGACAAG CTTGTCGGGGAGTTCCTGGAGGTGGCGTGCATCAATCCTACCTTCATCTGTGATCACCCACAGATAATGAGCCCTCTGGCCAAATG GCACCGCTCTAAAAAGGGTCTGACTGAGCGCTTTGAGCTGTTTGTCATGAAGAAGGAAATATGCAATGCCTACACTGAGCTGAACGACCCTGTGCGACAGCGGGAGCTCTTTGAAGAACAGGCCAAG GCCAAGGCCGCTGGCGACGACGAGGCCATGTTCATAGATGAAACCTTCTGCACTGCCCTGGAGTACGGGCTGCCCCCCACGGGCGGCTGGGGCATGGGTATCGACCGCGTCGCGATGTTTCTCACAGACTCCAATAACATCAAG GAAGTGCTTCTGTTTCCTGCCATGAAACCTGAAGACAAGAAGGAGAATGTAGCCACCACGGATGGCCTGGAAAGCACAGCACCCGGCACTTCTGTCTAG